A genomic segment from Meleagris gallopavo isolate NT-WF06-2002-E0010 breed Aviagen turkey brand Nicholas breeding stock chromosome 25, Turkey_5.1, whole genome shotgun sequence encodes:
- the MRPS15 gene encoding 28S ribosomal protein S15, mitochondrial, whose translation MVLMGWWLHLMILEFFSNISDSMKSLFSFLQACSPFIQTARCYARPVRRKLKDIPSHLDDLPPTMLKKDYANVPVINSVDDVVKRLLSLEMANQREKMKIKIQQLVEKVRRSPSDNGSFEVQTAILTAKIRTFEEHLQRHPKDKNNRRRMLMAMDRRNKLLAYLRRVRYDVFENTCKQLNIQYTPHPAYSRRVTKRWVVKKAFCVKVFQEARKLKAAERLKERRKWQERARAAKEKQAQSEGTPV comes from the exons atggtgctgatgggttggtggttgcatttgatgatcttagaattcttttccaacatcagtgattctatgaaatctttgttttctttccttcaagcTTGCAGTCCTTTTATTCAGACAGCAAGATGTTACGCCAGACCTGTGAGAAGAAAGTTGAAAG ACATCCCCAGCCATTTGGATGATCTCCCTCCAACAATGTTGAAGAAAGATTATGCCAATGTCCCAGTAATAAATAG TGTTGACGATGTAGTGAAAAGATTATTGTCACTGGAAATGGCAAACCAG agggagaaaatgaagataaagaTACAGCAGCTGGTAGAGAAGGTCAGGAGGTCTCCCAGTGACAATGGCTCCTTTGAGGTGCAAA CTGCCATACTGACTGCCAAGATACGCACTTTTGAGGAACATCTTCAGAGGCATCCCAAG GATAAAAATAACCGTCGTCGCATGCTGATGGCCATGGATCGCCGGAATAAACTGCTTGCGTATCTTCGCCGTGTCCGCTACGATGTCTTTGAAAACACTTGCAAGCAGCTGAACATCCAGTATACACCACACCCTGCCTACTCCAGGAGGGTCACCAAGCGCTGGGTTGTTAAGAAGGCTTTCTGTGTCAAG GTTTTCCAGGAGGCACGgaagctgaaagcagcagaaaggctgaaggagagaagaaagtgGCAAGAGAGAGCCAGAGCTGCAAAGGAGAAGCAGGCACAAAGCGAGGGGACACCTGTATAG
- the LSM10 gene encoding U7 snRNA-associated Sm-like protein LSm10: MEVSHSVKERTIAENSLVILLQGLHGHVTTVDLRDESTATGRVANVDAFMNMRLAQVTFTDRRGVVSQLDEIFVAGRNVRYVHIPDQVDIRATIERQLQAIHRVRYFGGRDKGRREFPRAKHK, from the coding sequence ATGGAGGTCAGCCACTCAGTCAAGGAGCGCACCATCGCCGAGAACAGCCTGGTTATCCTGCTGCAGGGCCTGCACGGCCACGTCACCACCGTGGATCTCCGTGATGAGAGCACGGCCACGGGACGCGTGGCCAACGTGGACGCCTTCATGAACATGCGCCTGGCCCAGGTGACTTTCACAGACAGGCGAGGCGTGGTGTCACAGCTGGACGAGATCTTCGTGGCTGGCAGGAACGTGCGCTACGTGCACATCCCCGACCAGGTGGACATCAGGGCCACCATCGAGCGGCAGCTGCAGGCCATCCACCGCGTGCGCTACTTTGGGGGCCGCGACAAGGGCAGGAGGGAGTTCCCTCGTGCCAAGCACAAATGA
- the STK40 gene encoding serine/threonine-protein kinase 40: protein MKRRASDRGAGETSTKAKALCTGISGNNAKRAGPFILGPRLGNSPVPSIVQCLARKDGTDDFYQLKILTLEERGDKGIETQEERQGKMLLHTEYSLLSLLHNQEGVVHHHGLFQDRACEIIEDLEANRMVRKMKKRICLVLDCLCAHDFSDKTADLINLQHYVIKEKRLSERETVVIFYDVVRVVEALHKKNIVHRDLKLGNMVLNKRTHRITITNFCLGKHLVSEDDLLKDQRGSPAYISPDVLSGRPYRGKPSDMWALGVVLFTMLYGQFPFYDSIPQELFRKIKAAEYTIPEDGRVSENTVCLIRKLLVLDPQQRLTASEVLDSLSSIIASWYVAEDELLELQLRSAQGIRGCAVGAAEKH, encoded by the exons GTCCACGTTTAGGTAACTCCCCTGTGCCAAGTATTGTTCAGTGTTTGGCAAGGAAGGATGGGACAGATGACTTTTATCAGCTAAAG ATTCTCACCTTAGAAGAAAGGGGGGATAAAGGAATAGAAACACAGGAAGAACGACAGGGCAAGATGCTGCTGCACACGGAGtattctctcctttccctgctcCACAATCAGGAAGGAGTGGTTCATCACCATGGGCTCTTCCAG GACCGAGCTTGCGAAATTATAGAAGATCTGGAAGCCAACAGAATggtcagaaaaatgaagaagcgCATTTGCCTTGTGTTAGACTGTCTCTGTGCTCATGATTTCAGCGACAAAACAGCAGATCTGATCAATCTGCAGCATTATGTGATTAAGGAGAAGAGGCTCAGCGAGCGAGAGACGGTTGTGATATTTTATGACGTGGTACGAGTGGTGGAAGCATTACATAAG aaaaatattgtgcACAGAGACTTGAAACTAGGAAACATGGTGCTAAACAAAAG GACTCATCGGATAACCATAACGAACTTCTGCCTGGGGAAGCACCTGGTGAGTGAGGATGACCTTCTGAAGGACCAGCGGGGGAGCCCTGCCTACATCAGCCCCGATGTGCTCAGCG GTCGGCCGTACCGTGGCAAACCCAGCGACATGTGGGCGCTGGGCGTCGTGCTCTTCACCATGCTCTATGGCCAGTTCCCCTTCTATGACAGCATACCTCAGGAGCTCTTCCGCAAAATCAAGGCTGCCGAGTACACCATCCCTGA GGATGGTCGGGTCTCAGAGAACACTGTGTGCTTGATCCGAAAACTGCTCGTCTTGGATCCGCAGCAGCGCCTGACAGCTTCTGAAGTGCTGGATTCTCTCAGCTCCATCATAGCATCCTGGTATGTTGCAGAGGATGAGCTCCTCGAGCTCCAGCTGCGGTCAGCACAGGGCATCAGAGGATgtgctgtgggagctgcagaaaagcattAA